In Candidatus Pelagibacter sp. HIMB1321, a single genomic region encodes these proteins:
- a CDS encoding TylF/MycF/NovP-related O-methyltransferase, with protein MKKINHPVGNVKILILKKFSILLNRILIFAISLFLKIKKEESEIIISNAFYAPWKKDINFIKIYRKIKNYTLLDVRRLYTLWYLMNQLKNTNSNILDIGCLMGGSGFLISKINKKGKVFLIDTFNGYIDQENFYSKNSFVFEDVNFVKKKIKELKLDNVKVCKGIFPKNFEKKFAKTKFKFCHIDLNTFNSTKKSFYYLDKKIIKGGILVFDDFGMFGADGIKKFILENQKYIENRYKLILNFQGQCILIKK; from the coding sequence ATGAAAAAAATTAATCATCCCGTTGGCAATGTAAAAATATTAATTCTTAAAAAATTTTCTATTTTATTAAATAGAATATTAATCTTTGCAATATCATTATTTTTGAAAATAAAAAAAGAAGAGTCTGAAATTATTATTTCAAATGCTTTTTATGCTCCGTGGAAAAAAGATATTAATTTTATAAAGATTTATAGAAAGATTAAAAATTATACCTTATTAGATGTAAGAAGGTTATATACATTATGGTATTTAATGAACCAGTTAAAAAATACAAATAGTAATATTTTGGATATTGGTTGTTTAATGGGTGGTTCAGGCTTTTTAATTTCAAAAATTAATAAAAAAGGAAAAGTTTTCTTAATTGATACATTTAATGGATATATTGATCAAGAAAATTTTTATTCTAAAAATTCCTTTGTTTTTGAAGATGTAAATTTTGTTAAAAAAAAAATTAAAGAACTAAAATTAGATAATGTTAAAGTTTGCAAAGGAATTTTTCCAAAAAATTTTGAAAAAAAGTTTGCTAAGACAAAGTTCAAATTTTGTCATATAGATTTAAATACTTTCAATTCAACAAAGAAAAGCTTTTATTACTTGGATAAAAAAATAATCAAAGGAGGTATATTAGTTTTTGACGACTTTGGTATGTTTGGTGCAGATGGAATAAAAAAATTTATTTTAGAGAACCAAAAATATATTGAGAATAGGTATAAATTAATTTTAAACTTTCAAGGACAATGTATTTTAATTAAAAAATGA
- a CDS encoding AAA family ATPase — MIDQLINNIQKNIIGNEFKIKISIATILSGGHILIEDLPGTGKTTFAKSLTSAMNLKFKRIQFTSDLLPSDILGYTFLKNDEFIVNKGPIFTNIVLADELNRASPKTQSAFLESMEEKTVTIDKDTFELPKPFSVIATQNPSDLSGTSLLPESQLDRFTISFSLEELSKDQRIKLLKNEIDNNSIQSNFSFNELVKDINQINVNDNVIEYLDNISEYIKNNFNNTHISPRCLKQTIHLSKSLSFLNSKKYVTYQEIKDVLPFILRHRLNIVEKKEFIEFMNNEILNKVPLPDEK, encoded by the coding sequence ATGATTGATCAGCTAATAAATAATATTCAAAAAAATATTATTGGAAATGAGTTTAAGATTAAAATTTCTATAGCCACCATTTTGAGCGGTGGTCATATATTAATTGAAGACCTTCCAGGCACTGGCAAAACAACATTTGCAAAATCTTTAACTTCAGCAATGAACTTAAAATTTAAAAGAATTCAATTTACATCTGATTTATTGCCTAGTGATATTCTTGGATATACGTTTTTAAAAAATGATGAGTTTATTGTTAATAAAGGTCCAATATTTACAAACATTGTTCTTGCAGATGAATTAAATCGTGCAAGTCCAAAAACTCAGAGTGCTTTTCTCGAGTCGATGGAGGAAAAAACAGTTACAATCGATAAAGATACATTTGAACTTCCTAAACCATTTTCAGTAATTGCAACTCAAAACCCCTCTGACTTATCTGGAACTTCATTATTACCTGAATCTCAATTAGATCGATTTACTATCTCATTTTCTTTAGAAGAATTAAGCAAAGATCAAAGAATAAAATTATTAAAAAATGAAATAGATAACAATTCAATTCAATCTAATTTTTCATTTAATGAATTAGTTAAAGATATTAATCAAATAAATGTAAATGATAATGTAATTGAATATTTAGATAATATTTCTGAGTATATTAAAAACAATTTTAATAACACTCATATCTCTCCTAGATGTTTAAAACAAACTATTCATCTATCAAAATCGTTAAGTTTTCTAAACTCAAAAAAATATGTGACCTATCAAGAGATTAAAGATGTCTTGCCTTTTATACTTCGACATCGATTAAATATTGTTGAAAAAAAAGAATTTATAGAATTCATGAATAATGAAATATTAAATAAAGTACCACTACCTGATGAAAAATAG
- a CDS encoding zinc-ribbon domain-containing protein — protein sequence MIIDCICGKKKFRLADGVMPAEGSKVRCGSCSEVWFYHPNEGSSQTSEESFKTEPTSSPVEENAVEASTIIEEPAPVENPTETTVETPPSDDPEELLSTIDNDAVTKEIEEEKESEETVSNFKIFTDEEKEFPSKEEMDKNLDNFRLERDKNLNFFQKLFKKDRLKEAAKALEKKKNQQQSEEKNKIDVARRTRLLFYLLILLFIVFSVLIVPLREEVGMAFPFMEKYLEFLKPMYDYIKKPLGFE from the coding sequence ATGATTATCGACTGTATTTGTGGGAAAAAAAAGTTCAGATTGGCTGATGGCGTTATGCCAGCCGAAGGATCAAAAGTAAGATGTGGTTCCTGTTCTGAGGTATGGTTCTATCACCCAAATGAAGGAAGCTCACAAACTTCAGAAGAAAGTTTTAAAACAGAACCAACAAGTAGTCCAGTTGAAGAGAACGCAGTTGAAGCATCAACAATAATTGAAGAACCTGCGCCAGTTGAAAATCCAACAGAGACTACTGTAGAAACTCCACCTAGCGATGATCCAGAAGAATTATTATCTACTATAGACAATGATGCGGTTACCAAAGAAATTGAAGAAGAAAAAGAAAGTGAAGAAACTGTTTCAAATTTTAAAATATTTACTGATGAAGAAAAAGAATTTCCTTCAAAAGAGGAAATGGATAAAAATTTAGATAACTTTAGATTAGAAAGAGATAAAAATTTAAATTTTTTTCAAAAATTATTTAAAAAAGATAGACTTAAAGAAGCAGCAAAAGCTTTAGAGAAAAAGAAAAATCAACAACAATCAGAAGAAAAAAATAAAATTGATGTTGCAAGAAGAACAAGGTTATTATTTTATTTATTAATACTTTTATTTATTGTTTTTTCAGTTCTGATTGTGCCTTTAAGAGAAGAAGTTGGAATGGCTTTTCCATTTATGGAAAAATATCTTGAGTTTTTAAAACCGATGTATGATTACATCAAAAAACCATTAGGCTTTGAATAA
- a CDS encoding transglutaminase family protein, producing the protein MPSINLLNYNFNALAILLCSYLVLIPDVEISTNVFFLILFFFAIIQKSFNYKYKKVFSSILAIATIYILFVLNDQTLSKEYFINLILGLIFLKYSEIEKKESHYFFGFSCVFLAVSSLVYGQDLISSFLSFIIILLSIIHLYSLNQTKILKLNLNNLFRYFIFALSIIPIIAIIYFVFPRAELNIKLFETKKNQLGIPDKISLGSFQNISDSEENVFIFKTNIHDNDQKYYFRVKVFDKLSISKDWLNSEYKILLAQFKNSFKVSNPIEKQDVDASLIMFPHEKKWFPKLDNYNFKNSNLNLNLINNTLTTNKIVTNKKSYKLIYDKRDVIYQKKLLDFYTLLPNNISPKLKQWAKTNFENANSPKDYLDKILNEFKTNNFFYSLTPVNQGNDYENFFFNTKTGYCEYYAGTFTILARLAGIPARIVTGYYGGSYNNLGDFYTFKQHDAHSWVEIFIDNNWVLYDPTLSVPNENILNSNNSNFESFETSTVTSNNEQKIDISRVGIYFEYINYVWTNSFLRYDERSRTNFIKEKLSNTDMYKSIFFFLFSIIAIIYLIKILLFIYARNFLYKLFFNKLRKNNKNLSNYMTHQEIYKSLKNIDQRRFEDLFKLYEQIKFDKKYKISFKNFYSINFQIIKYAYFK; encoded by the coding sequence ATGCCTAGTATAAATTTATTGAATTATAACTTTAATGCTTTAGCGATACTGCTTTGCAGTTATTTAGTTCTAATTCCTGATGTTGAAATTTCCACTAATGTTTTTTTTCTAATATTATTCTTTTTTGCAATTATTCAAAAAAGCTTTAATTATAAATATAAGAAAGTATTTAGCTCTATTTTAGCTATAGCAACAATATACATTTTATTTGTTTTAAATGACCAAACGTTATCTAAAGAATATTTTATCAATTTAATATTAGGTTTAATATTTCTTAAATATTCAGAGATAGAAAAAAAAGAAAGTCATTATTTTTTTGGATTTTCGTGTGTGTTTTTAGCAGTAAGCTCTCTAGTATATGGCCAAGATTTAATCAGCTCATTTTTATCATTTATTATAATCTTACTATCGATCATTCATTTATATTCTTTAAATCAAACCAAAATTTTAAAATTAAACTTAAATAACCTTTTCAGATATTTTATATTTGCGCTGAGCATCATTCCAATCATTGCAATTATTTATTTTGTCTTTCCAAGAGCAGAATTAAATATCAAATTATTTGAAACTAAAAAAAATCAATTAGGAATCCCTGACAAAATAAGCTTAGGTTCATTTCAAAATATTTCAGATAGTGAAGAAAATGTTTTTATTTTTAAAACTAATATTCATGATAATGATCAAAAATATTATTTTAGAGTAAAAGTATTTGACAAATTAAGTATTAGCAAAGATTGGTTAAATTCTGAGTATAAAATACTATTAGCCCAATTTAAAAATAGTTTTAAGGTTTCAAATCCTATTGAAAAACAAGATGTAGATGCATCTTTAATCATGTTCCCTCATGAAAAGAAATGGTTTCCAAAATTAGACAATTATAACTTTAAAAATTCAAATTTAAATTTAAACCTTATAAACAATACTCTCACAACTAATAAGATAGTGACCAACAAAAAATCTTACAAACTAATTTATGATAAAAGAGATGTAATATATCAAAAAAAACTTTTAGATTTTTATACACTTTTACCTAACAATATTTCCCCAAAGTTAAAACAGTGGGCAAAAACAAACTTTGAAAATGCAAATAGTCCTAAGGATTATTTAGATAAGATATTAAACGAATTTAAAACGAATAATTTTTTTTATAGCTTAACTCCAGTTAATCAAGGAAACGATTATGAAAATTTTTTCTTTAATACTAAAACTGGATATTGTGAATATTACGCTGGAACTTTTACTATACTTGCAAGGTTAGCTGGCATCCCAGCTAGAATAGTTACTGGTTATTATGGTGGATCGTATAATAATCTTGGTGATTTTTATACTTTTAAACAGCATGATGCCCATTCTTGGGTGGAAATATTTATAGATAATAATTGGGTTTTATATGATCCAACCCTTTCTGTGCCAAATGAAAATATTCTTAATTCAAACAATTCTAACTTCGAAAGTTTTGAGACATCTACGGTAACTTCGAATAATGAGCAAAAAATAGATATTAGTAGAGTTGGAATTTATTTTGAATATATCAATTATGTGTGGACTAATAGTTTTTTAAGATATGATGAAAGATCTAGAACAAATTTTATCAAAGAAAAACTCTCTAACACAGATATGTACAAATCAATTTTCTTTTTTTTATTTTCAATAATAGCCATCATTTATCTTATAAAGATATTGCTATTTATTTATGCTAGAAACTTTTTATACAAATTATTTTTTAATAAACTTAGAAAAAATAATAAGAATTTATCAAATTATATGACCCACCAAGAAATTTACAAATCGTTAAAAAATATAGATCAAAGAAGATTTGAAGATTTATTTAAACTTTATGAACAAATTAAATTTGATAAAAAATATAAAATTTCATTTAAAAATTTTTACTCAATTAATTTTCAAATAATTAAATATGCTTACTTTAAATAA
- a CDS encoding tetratricopeptide repeat protein, producing MKLTDFQNKIFEYVIYCISFSLFLFFFGHTLDYGRTYDDFALVDRFTKSPGDAKLISSFFYAKFHFYPVYFLTHELDNFLTFLLNFNGIEILNSKVAKFTNIFLHVTNSFLVFLLIKKIFKVDLNLKSNVLIFLSSLIFLFHPITSQIIFNITTRNESLALFFGLLTFIYCLKNMYDKKFINYLFIGLLFFLSLCSKLMTIFLAGLIPLTIFLLNYHQMHIKENFKKNFDIFILLCVTFFVYYYLRIVFTEKNNLSFYGNFDDLLFYFLTSLKFYLIGLFFPYEHIYVYATNYDLGLSITVLILFLIFIIIAFYFFLKKKDPILLIIIFWIISSLTLPVMFGMIEKGFPLISNLAERYQYSSVVSISLLFAWMFNKFFNHLYKKTLILSFYGLILLSSVFVLSDRSKVYINNIVFMSQTDEKSPRNVHRYSFTVSLKNAIVNDNWEEYRFNLYQFYQLNTSFDEAILEFLRYYIYEKNEKGIEFFEKEFEKNFKDIPPAKFKLAKFYIVFEKYDKAEDQIKKIFENYEKIRSQLDTPSRKVRFLDPPIDDLYFELGKISFYQEDYEKALDYFKTTNVINPLHATALYNAAITLKKLGLNEEATLLFRDAIKINPFLRETTSNLIAETN from the coding sequence ATGAAACTAACTGATTTTCAAAATAAAATATTTGAATATGTCATCTATTGTATCTCATTTAGTCTCTTTTTATTTTTTTTTGGGCATACTTTAGATTATGGAAGAACATATGATGATTTTGCTTTAGTAGATCGTTTCACGAAATCCCCTGGAGACGCTAAGCTTATATCAAGTTTTTTTTATGCTAAATTTCATTTTTATCCTGTGTACTTTTTAACACATGAATTAGACAATTTTTTAACTTTTTTATTAAACTTTAATGGAATTGAAATTTTAAATTCAAAAGTAGCAAAATTTACAAATATTTTCTTACATGTCACAAATAGTTTTTTAGTTTTCTTGTTAATAAAAAAAATTTTCAAAGTCGATCTTAACTTAAAAAGTAATGTATTAATATTTTTAAGTTCCTTAATTTTTTTATTTCATCCAATTACATCACAAATTATTTTCAATATTACTACACGGAATGAAAGCTTAGCTTTATTTTTTGGACTTTTGACTTTTATTTATTGTCTCAAAAACATGTATGACAAAAAATTTATAAACTATTTATTTATAGGACTGTTATTTTTTTTATCTTTGTGTTCTAAGTTGATGACTATCTTTCTAGCAGGATTGATACCGTTAACAATTTTTTTACTTAATTATCACCAGATGCATATAAAAGAGAATTTTAAAAAAAATTTTGATATTTTTATTTTATTGTGTGTAACTTTTTTTGTCTACTATTACTTAAGAATAGTTTTCACTGAAAAAAATAATCTTAGTTTTTATGGAAATTTTGATGATTTATTATTTTATTTTTTAACCTCATTAAAATTTTATTTAATTGGGTTATTTTTTCCCTATGAGCATATATACGTTTATGCAACAAACTATGATTTAGGTTTATCAATAACTGTACTTATACTTTTTTTAATCTTCATAATAATAGCATTTTATTTTTTTTTAAAAAAAAAAGATCCTATTTTATTAATTATTATTTTTTGGATTATCTCAAGTTTAACCTTACCTGTTATGTTTGGGATGATTGAAAAAGGTTTTCCTTTAATCTCAAATTTAGCTGAAAGATACCAATACTCATCAGTTGTATCAATATCATTATTATTTGCCTGGATGTTCAATAAATTTTTTAATCATCTTTATAAAAAAACCTTAATATTAAGTTTTTATGGGTTAATCTTACTATCTTCTGTATTTGTTCTTAGTGATAGAAGTAAAGTTTATATCAATAATATTGTTTTCATGAGTCAAACTGATGAAAAAAGTCCTCGTAACGTGCATAGATATTCATTCACTGTTAGTTTAAAAAATGCAATTGTAAATGACAATTGGGAGGAATATAGATTTAATCTTTATCAATTTTATCAATTAAATACTTCGTTTGATGAAGCTATATTAGAATTTCTAAGATACTATATTTATGAAAAAAACGAAAAAGGCATCGAATTTTTTGAAAAAGAATTTGAAAAAAATTTCAAAGATATTCCCCCTGCAAAATTTAAATTAGCTAAATTTTATATAGTGTTTGAGAAATATGATAAAGCTGAAGATCAAATAAAAAAAATTTTTGAAAATTACGAAAAAATAAGATCTCAATTAGATACACCTTCAAGAAAAGTAAGATTTTTAGATCCTCCTATAGATGATTTGTACTTTGAACTTGGGAAAATAAGTTTTTATCAAGAAGATTATGAGAAAGCTTTAGATTACTTTAAAACAACAAATGTAATAAATCCCCTACATGCTACAGCTCTATATAACGCAGCAATTACTCTAAAAAAACTTGGATTAAATGAAGAAGCTACTTTGCTTTTTAGGGACGCTATAAAGATAAATCCTTTTTTAAGGGAAACAACTTCCAACTTAATTGCAGAAACAAATTAA
- a CDS encoding prepilin peptidase produces MLTLISFVIGSIVGSFYNVCIYRLPNDLDVVSKSSFCTSCKYKIPFYLNIPIISYILNFGKCKNCKNKISISYLIVEVLTASLFVYAYMLYGISFNGLAFIIFYSGLLIIFFTDLKYYLILDKITIPLSIVGLVFTFFNFNPFDVDILSSLLGGAVGYLVIYIIRFLFFKIRKVEGMGLGDAKLFLMIGIWLGIKSIYLILASSALVGAVVGSLIIYFYKKDKDFQIPYGCFIVIASALYPYLGSLFYNLI; encoded by the coding sequence GTGCTTACCTTAATATCCTTTGTAATTGGATCAATCGTTGGAAGTTTTTATAATGTCTGTATTTACAGACTTCCTAATGATTTAGATGTGGTTAGCAAAAGTTCATTTTGTACTTCATGTAAATACAAAATTCCTTTTTATTTAAATATTCCAATAATTTCCTACATCCTAAATTTTGGTAAATGTAAAAATTGTAAAAATAAAATTTCCATAAGCTATCTAATAGTTGAAGTTTTAACGGCAAGCTTATTCGTCTACGCTTATATGTTATATGGTATTAGTTTTAATGGTTTAGCTTTTATAATTTTTTACTCTGGATTGTTAATAATATTTTTTACCGATCTTAAGTATTATTTAATTTTAGATAAAATCACTATTCCATTATCAATAGTAGGTTTGGTGTTTACTTTTTTTAATTTTAATCCTTTCGATGTTGATATTTTAAGTTCCTTGCTAGGAGGAGCGGTTGGTTATTTGGTAATTTATATTATTAGATTTTTATTTTTTAAAATAAGGAAAGTTGAAGGAATGGGCCTTGGTGATGCGAAATTATTTTTAATGATTGGTATATGGCTTGGAATAAAATCAATTTATTTAATATTAGCAAGTTCAGCTCTTGTTGGGGCAGTTGTCGGTTCGCTAATTATTTATTTTTATAAAAAAGATAAAGATTTTCAAATTCCTTATGGATGTTTTATAGTGATTGCTTCAGCCCTGTATCCCTATTTAGGTTCGCTCTTTTATAATTTGATTTAA
- a CDS encoding pilin, translated as MKKTLQKGFSLVELLVVVAIIGVLAGVGIVGYQSYTDSAKSRVAVANFNSVKRFVETELTLLNNNIQTVSGAISGGSACSSVTPYTVYSQTLGNFVKGLTCYFATDGYGNAFKNPYDAAGGNQIVYNLAAASVKKGQVNVRHFTAADITVNGAVIPSGGLFSAAGTSGYFLVEYYTEDGTAGSTGEYKAKEFQLK; from the coding sequence ATGAAAAAAACACTACAAAAAGGTTTCTCACTTGTTGAGCTTCTAGTTGTTGTTGCAATTATTGGAGTATTAGCGGGTGTTGGAATAGTGGGTTATCAAAGTTATACAGACTCTGCTAAAAGTAGGGTAGCTGTTGCTAACTTTAACTCAGTAAAAAGGTTTGTTGAGACAGAATTGACTCTGTTAAACAATAACATTCAAACCGTATCTGGAGCTATTAGTGGAGGATCTGCATGCTCCTCAGTAACACCTTATACAGTTTACAGTCAAACTTTAGGAAATTTTGTTAAAGGATTGACTTGTTATTTTGCTACTGATGGATATGGAAACGCTTTCAAAAATCCATATGATGCTGCTGGTGGAAATCAAATTGTTTATAACCTAGCTGCTGCTTCAGTAAAGAAGGGTCAAGTAAATGTTAGGCACTTCACAGCAGCTGATATAACAGTTAATGGTGCAGTGATACCTTCGGGTGGATTATTTTCTGCTGCAGGTACTTCAGGCTACTTTCTAGTTGAGTACTATACTGAAGATGGTACAGCAGGAAGTACTGGAGAATATAAAGCAAAAGAATTTCAACTTAAATAA
- a CDS encoding glycosyltransferase, which produces MGHQISIVIPALNEEKNIQPLTFRIIKVLKKIKFEIIFVDDNSTDQSKKILLSLSKKYKFFNPVLRKKNRDLTQSCFDGIKRSKYQNILILDADLQHDPKYIPQMFKEFYKGKDVVIGARKLTSGKNKGLSETRRFASVFLIFLFKIFNIQSKDPMSGFFLFKKDIYLKNKNRFFGKGFKILADLLINSKAKLKTKDVFIDFNRRYESESKMNFKILLILIQFYIVSLMKKLLT; this is translated from the coding sequence ATGGGACATCAAATAAGTATAGTTATACCCGCACTTAATGAGGAAAAAAACATCCAACCTTTAACGTTTAGAATAATTAAAGTTTTAAAAAAAATTAAATTTGAAATTATTTTCGTTGATGACAATTCGACTGATCAAAGTAAAAAAATATTATTATCTTTATCTAAAAAATATAAATTTTTTAACCCAGTTTTAAGAAAAAAAAATAGAGACCTAACCCAGTCTTGCTTTGATGGAATAAAAAGATCAAAATATCAAAATATTTTAATTTTAGATGCAGATTTACAGCACGATCCAAAATATATTCCACAAATGTTTAAGGAATTCTACAAAGGAAAAGATGTTGTTATTGGAGCAAGAAAATTAACATCTGGGAAAAACAAAGGTTTATCTGAAACAAGAAGATTTGCATCTGTATTTCTAATTTTTTTGTTTAAAATTTTTAATATTCAATCAAAAGATCCAATGAGCGGTTTTTTTTTATTTAAAAAAGATATTTATTTAAAAAATAAGAACAGATTTTTTGGAAAAGGATTTAAAATTTTAGCTGATTTATTAATTAACTCAAAAGCAAAATTAAAGACCAAAGATGTCTTTATAGATTTTAACAGACGCTATGAAAGTGAAAGTAAAATGAATTTCAAAATTTTATTAATATTAATTCAATTTTATATAGTTAGTTTAATGAAGAAACTATTAACCTAA
- a CDS encoding type II secretion system protein, producing MNVIQKGFSLVELLVVVAIIGVLAGVGTVGYQSYVEASKVKAFEQNVRTIVKAIDFEYLVVKNRLGSALDEVDSSNMLTGGKIDADSTCETFNFTIKKHFEHFENPWNRTKKMITVDTQGQAGHKQGQVQITCQRSQGFLNGWNCKIQDSLFHIIAYYRDGSEQAGAGAVDTSNELGGTRQAGSTVYSKWYNRGYTNPPDADRSTLGQPYMTTSAGTALCGSSGYTRGAIAISTDANY from the coding sequence ATGAATGTAATTCAAAAAGGTTTCTCTCTAGTCGAACTTTTAGTGGTAGTTGCAATTATTGGAGTATTAGCAGGAGTTGGTACAGTTGGTTACCAATCTTATGTTGAAGCATCCAAAGTAAAAGCGTTTGAACAAAATGTTAGAACAATTGTAAAGGCAATAGATTTTGAATACTTAGTTGTAAAAAATAGATTAGGTTCTGCACTAGATGAAGTTGACTCGTCTAATATGTTAACAGGAGGTAAAATTGATGCAGACTCCACTTGTGAAACATTTAATTTTACCATTAAAAAACATTTTGAACATTTTGAAAATCCTTGGAATAGAACTAAGAAAATGATTACAGTGGATACTCAAGGTCAAGCTGGTCATAAGCAAGGACAAGTTCAAATTACTTGTCAAAGATCTCAAGGATTTTTAAATGGTTGGAATTGTAAAATACAAGATTCATTATTTCATATAATTGCTTACTATAGGGATGGTTCTGAGCAGGCTGGTGCAGGTGCAGTCGATACAAGTAATGAGCTAGGTGGAACAAGACAAGCGGGCTCTACTGTTTATTCTAAATGGTATAACAGAGGTTATACTAACCCTCCGGATGCTGATAGATCAACTTTAGGCCAACCTTACATGACTACATCCGCCGGAACAGCATTATGTGGTTCATCAGGTTATACAAGAGGTGCTATAGCTATATCCACTGATGCAAACTATTAA
- a CDS encoding STAS domain-containing protein, with protein sequence MSIEQKIDGNIGKLFLSGEIDLDNSTQVRENIKDLIDKVKTIEVQLSKVNYIDSSGIAALVEGMQLSKSGSKEFSLTDVSNEVMKVIKLAHLDKIFKIKSVTNQNAAEDSSEPAPAPEPETQASENVDLSPNEEPQQQPVDQEVENNQTEETKPSIKRDDDDGDKIKFKR encoded by the coding sequence ATGTCTATTGAACAAAAAATTGATGGGAATATAGGTAAACTATTTCTTTCAGGTGAAATTGACCTCGATAATTCAACACAAGTCAGAGAAAATATAAAAGATTTAATCGACAAAGTTAAAACAATTGAAGTTCAACTTTCAAAGGTTAACTATATAGACTCTTCTGGTATAGCAGCCTTAGTTGAAGGTATGCAGCTATCAAAAAGTGGCTCTAAAGAATTTTCTCTAACAGATGTGAGTAACGAAGTGATGAAAGTTATTAAATTAGCTCACTTAGATAAAATATTTAAAATCAAAAGTGTTACAAACCAAAATGCAGCTGAAGACAGTTCAGAACCAGCTCCTGCCCCTGAGCCAGAGACTCAAGCAAGTGAGAATGTCGATCTTTCTCCAAATGAAGAACCTCAACAACAACCAGTAGATCAAGAAGTTGAAAATAATCAAACAGAAGAAACAAAACCTAGCATCAAACGAGATGATGATGACGGTGATAAAATAAAATTTAAAAGGTAA
- a CDS encoding prepilin-type N-terminal cleavage/methylation domain-containing protein: protein MKNFQKGFSLVELLVVVAIIGVLAGVGTVGYQTYVDSTRLKVLEQNYTTITKYMETETIIVQNDLGSATPEYDDSNMLTGDMINSDTTCKQFLISMKNYFLDGGTDNSTFKNPWKPDKTSITIDNEAWGNHKRGMIQMFCYKSTGGYGSGGGCPMDKARFRVIIHRDTGDYSHKGIGGKYFKDSAADGQADCGWNLTDHGPWHTGADAIDTDADYD, encoded by the coding sequence ATGAAAAATTTTCAAAAAGGTTTCTCCCTAGTCGAACTTTTAGTGGTAGTTGCAATTATTGGAGTATTAGCAGGAGTTGGTACAGTTGGTTATCAAACTTATGTAGACTCAACAAGATTAAAAGTTTTAGAGCAAAATTACACAACAATTACAAAATATATGGAAACAGAAACTATTATTGTTCAAAACGATCTTGGTAGTGCAACTCCTGAATATGATGACAGTAATATGTTAACTGGGGATATGATTAATTCTGACACTACCTGTAAACAATTTTTAATTTCAATGAAAAATTATTTCTTAGATGGCGGTACAGACAACTCCACATTTAAAAATCCATGGAAACCTGATAAGACTAGTATTACAATTGATAATGAAGCTTGGGGTAATCACAAAAGAGGAATGATCCAAATGTTTTGTTATAAATCCACAGGTGGATATGGTTCAGGGGGAGGATGCCCAATGGATAAAGCTAGATTTAGAGTAATCATTCATAGGGATACTGGAGATTACTCTCACAAAGGAATTGGTGGAAAGTATTTTAAAGATAGTGCTGCAGATGGACAAGCGGATTGTGGTTGGAATTTAACTGACCATGGTCCATGGCATACAGGAGCCGATGCTATTGATACCGATGCAGATTATGATTAG